Proteins encoded in a region of the Elusimicrobiota bacterium genome:
- a CDS encoding gliding motility-associated C-terminal domain-containing protein gives MNSKKTIMTALAAGLLALLSAVQIHAQSGGFRFFGPLTRVVTPNGDSINDRFFVCYDNFSDSGVSGRIYTLLGAEVASMSHVRAPLAGCAGGTLPQHAWWNGRTSEGAVRSGLYVYRIESEGKTYAGTFLVVR, from the coding sequence ATGAACTCGAAGAAGACGATCATGACGGCGCTGGCGGCGGGCCTGCTGGCTCTCCTCTCGGCCGTTCAAATCCACGCTCAGTCGGGCGGGTTCCGGTTCTTCGGCCCCCTCACCCGGGTGGTCACGCCGAACGGGGACTCGATCAACGACCGCTTCTTCGTCTGCTACGACAACTTCTCCGACTCCGGCGTCAGCGGACGGATCTACACCCTCCTCGGCGCGGAGGTCGCGTCGATGAGCCACGTGCGCGCGCCGCTGGCGGGCTGCGCGGGCGGGACGCTCCCGCAGCACGCGTGGTGGAACGGACGGACGTCGGAGGGCGCCGTGCGCAGCGGCCTCTACGTGTACCGGATCGAATCCGAGGGCAAGACCTACGCGGGCACCTTCCTGGTGGTGAGGTAA